A window of candidate division KSB1 bacterium contains these coding sequences:
- a CDS encoding ABC transporter permease: MKTNRLFKIAYIGLGRNKLRTFLMMIGIVIGITALTLIVSAGLGAQKRVMDRVKKFGLHSMMVFAGGGRERGQPVGEGPTTTLTLRDAKAIKREVNGIAEVAPFSRKGNAEIKYLDQSTTAAVFGITPSWAYVWDWDVQSGDFISQTDMDHLNRVCLVGPTVQKELFGDTNPVGQHLRIGNVQFEVKGVMQPKGTSPGGGDMDNRINIPLTTFMRRVANVDYTFGIKILLTSAGEMDQAAENITAMLRERHVISPGMPDDFRIVTPDEVTEFAGKVAGTLNIFLALVAGIALISGGVVVANIMLISVNERKKEIGLRRAVGARRKDIKLQFLVEAAVVTSAGGVLGIILGGIGARILQIITGMPVLLSWEAIVLGVVCSGLVGIIAGMQPASRASRLQPVESLRS, from the coding sequence ATGAAAACCAATAGACTTTTTAAAATTGCTTATATCGGACTGGGACGAAACAAACTGCGCACCTTTTTGATGATGATCGGCATTGTCATTGGCATAACCGCACTGACGCTCATTGTTTCGGCCGGGTTGGGCGCGCAAAAACGGGTGATGGACCGCGTGAAAAAGTTTGGTCTGCACAGCATGATGGTGTTTGCCGGCGGTGGCAGAGAGAGGGGGCAACCCGTTGGCGAAGGACCAACCACCACGTTGACCCTGCGGGACGCTAAAGCGATTAAACGCGAAGTGAACGGCATTGCGGAGGTGGCGCCCTTTAGCCGCAAGGGTAATGCCGAAATCAAATATTTGGATCAATCGACAACCGCTGCTGTTTTCGGCATTACACCGTCCTGGGCGTATGTGTGGGACTGGGATGTACAGTCGGGCGACTTTATTTCACAAACGGATATGGATCATTTGAATCGTGTCTGCCTGGTAGGGCCCACGGTGCAGAAAGAACTGTTTGGCGATACAAATCCCGTCGGACAGCACCTTCGCATCGGTAATGTGCAGTTCGAGGTCAAAGGCGTGATGCAGCCCAAAGGCACAAGTCCCGGTGGCGGTGATATGGACAACCGGATCAATATTCCACTCACGACCTTTATGCGCCGGGTGGCGAATGTGGACTATACCTTTGGGATAAAAATTCTCTTGACCTCCGCCGGTGAAATGGATCAGGCTGCCGAAAATATTACCGCCATGTTGCGTGAGCGGCATGTTATTTCACCGGGCATGCCGGATGATTTCCGAATCGTAACCCCGGACGAGGTGACGGAATTTGCCGGAAAAGTGGCGGGGACTTTAAATATTTTTCTGGCTTTGGTTGCCGGTATCGCACTCATCTCCGGAGGCGTTGTCGTTGCCAATATCATGCTGATTTCCGTGAATGAACGGAAAAAAGAAATAGGTTTACGCCGGGCTGTGGGCGCGCGCCGCAAGGATATCAAATTGCAATTTTTGGTCGAAGCCGCAGTCGTTACATCAGCCGGCGGCGTCCTGGGCATCATTCTGGGTGGAATCGGCGCCCGGATTTTACAAATCATCACCGGTATGCCGGTCCTGTTGTCCTGGGAAGCGATTGTACTTGGCGTTGTTTGCTCCGGTTTGGTAGGAATTATCGCCGGTATGCAGCCGGCCAGCCGCGCCTCCCGATTGCAGCCGGTAGAATCGTTACGTTCATGA
- a CDS encoding ABC transporter permease, with protein sequence MKIARSVKISRKQLLAHKMRTALALTGIIIGVSAVIVMVAIGKGAQNEVLGKIEAMGTNLIIVNAGQVRKSPGRMQIRGTVTTLRLEDAEALQQALIIERAAPVQSKKMQVKFGHLSTNTTIVGTSVEFPEVRNFRLEKGFFFSEKENRASRRVAVLGQTIVDNLFDGANPVGETIRIGRVPFLVIGVMEAKGVDLNGVDQDDQIFIPIQTALRRVFNQDYIASINIQVVSQDKMAAAQQQIRQALRERHRLDKSDKPDDFTIQNQTELLETQRETTGAFTALITSIAGISLLVGGIGILAIMLIAIRERTHEIGLRMAVGATRKDISVQFVLEAAMLSIGGGVMGLLIGIIVSVIIAAATEWALSSFTAFHDVFVCLFADHRFVFWRLPGAQSRRT encoded by the coding sequence ATGAAAATAGCGCGCAGTGTAAAAATATCACGCAAACAGCTTTTGGCGCATAAAATGCGCACCGCCCTGGCGCTGACCGGCATTATCATCGGTGTCTCCGCGGTGATTGTCATGGTCGCTATCGGCAAGGGGGCGCAAAATGAAGTTTTGGGCAAAATCGAGGCCATGGGCACCAACCTGATCATCGTCAATGCCGGACAGGTGCGGAAATCGCCCGGGCGTATGCAGATTCGTGGCACTGTGACCACATTGCGACTTGAAGACGCCGAGGCGCTGCAACAGGCTTTGATCATTGAACGCGCCGCGCCAGTGCAAAGCAAAAAAATGCAGGTCAAGTTCGGCCATTTAAGCACGAATACCACCATTGTGGGAACCAGTGTTGAATTTCCCGAGGTGCGCAATTTTCGCCTTGAAAAAGGCTTTTTTTTCAGTGAAAAAGAAAACCGCGCCTCGCGGCGGGTCGCGGTTTTGGGACAAACCATTGTTGACAATCTGTTCGACGGCGCCAACCCGGTCGGCGAAACGATCCGTATTGGCAGAGTTCCATTTTTGGTTATCGGCGTCATGGAAGCCAAAGGCGTTGATCTGAACGGCGTTGACCAGGATGACCAGATATTTATTCCCATTCAAACAGCCCTGCGCCGGGTGTTTAATCAGGATTATATTGCTTCAATCAATATTCAGGTGGTGAGTCAGGATAAAATGGCCGCAGCGCAACAGCAAATCAGACAAGCGCTGCGTGAACGACATCGTCTTGACAAAAGCGACAAGCCGGATGACTTTACCATTCAGAACCAGACCGAATTGCTGGAGACGCAACGCGAGACTACGGGCGCTTTTACCGCCCTGATTACCAGCATTGCCGGCATTTCGCTGCTGGTGGGCGGCATCGGCATTCTGGCTATCATGCTGATTGCCATCCGCGAGCGAACCCATGAAATTGGACTGCGTATGGCGGTGGGCGCCACTCGTAAGGATATTTCTGTTCAATTTGTTTTAGAAGCTGCTATGTTGAGTATAGGAGGCGGGGTGATGGGACTATTGATCGGTATCATTGTATCTGTAATCATTGCGGCTGCAACGGAATGGGCGCTCAGCTCTTTCACTGCCTTCCATGATGTATTCGTTTGTCTTTTCGCTGATCATCGGTTTGTTTTTTGGCGTTTACCCGGCGCGCAAAGCCGCCGGACTTGA
- a CDS encoding permease, with amino-acid sequence MRSTTIIINVLALILLIIAFVKDQSRAWKALRIAGRSFLRILPTILTVVVLMGLIVGLITPDKLAHWLGGKSGVTGVVLTGMAGAVLHIPSLIAFPMAGSLLRSGASVTIIATFVATLTMIGIVTFPIEAKELGKRFALLRNGLSFIFALALGMLMGVIL; translated from the coding sequence ATGAGGTCTACAACGATCATTATCAATGTTTTGGCGTTAATCCTATTAATCATTGCGTTTGTCAAAGATCAAAGCCGCGCCTGGAAAGCTCTGCGCATCGCCGGGCGTTCGTTTCTGAGGATTCTGCCGACTATTTTAACGGTTGTGGTGCTGATGGGGCTCATTGTGGGGCTCATCACTCCTGATAAACTGGCTCACTGGCTGGGCGGAAAATCCGGTGTGACCGGCGTGGTGTTAACCGGTATGGCGGGAGCCGTGCTGCACATTCCATCCCTGATCGCGTTTCCCATGGCCGGCTCCCTGTTGCGCAGCGGCGCTTCTGTAACGATTATTGCCACCTTTGTGGCGACGCTGACCATGATCGGGATTGTGACTTTTCCCATAGAAGCCAAAGAGTTGGGCAAACGCTTCGCGCTATTGCGGAATGGTCTCAGCTTTATTTTTGCGCTGGCGCTCGGTATGTTGATGGGGGTGATTTTATGA
- a CDS encoding DsrE family protein, with the protein MQKILIIINDAPYGTEKAYNALRMAMTLQKEHGDAVEILIFLLADAVTCALPNQTTPDGYYNIERMLKSVIRQGGKVKSCGGCSQARGIHELECVQGVQLSNMKEFAQWTVEADKVLTF; encoded by the coding sequence ATGCAAAAAATACTCATCATTATTAACGATGCTCCCTATGGGACGGAAAAGGCCTACAATGCACTGCGCATGGCCATGACTCTGCAAAAAGAACACGGCGACGCGGTTGAAATTCTAATATTTCTTCTGGCTGACGCGGTGACTTGCGCTCTTCCCAATCAAACCACACCGGATGGATACTATAATATTGAGCGTATGCTAAAATCTGTGATTCGGCAGGGCGGAAAGGTTAAAAGCTGCGGTGGTTGTTCGCAGGCGCGAGGTATTCATGAACTGGAATGCGTTCAAGGCGTTCAGTTGAGCAATATGAAAGAGTTTGCGCAATGGACTGTGGAAGCGGATAAAGTGTTGACATTTTGA
- a CDS encoding 4Fe-4S binding protein: MLNVVNRLLKRIWFPVGAQIFTFIIFILLIIIGLKANTDDMAFAKILRNTNAANLIVWSYWWPLIIISAVFLGRVWCMICPMELVTTLCAKMGLRRKPPAFLHSGWVITLFYVLILFVGIHTLAIHRVPYRMAVFMILLLITSAGSGLLFRRNTFCAHICPVGHLLGLYARLAPLGWGVRHQEICNDCKDKSCISSKTAYHFQGRSCGVGLYPVHLDQNTDCLLCGQCLKACDHNNPGIEQRPNPGWFRRQWFKDVLTLLPFTAAQAVFALVVSGFVIYEVFTEWSVTSGLLLWLPETVSQTVNADGIWGIGLIKSITLFAALPTFIWLLPFGLFRLFGGHLGLSDYFLKFGIAFIPIMGAAHVVKALLKMTSRLPYWAHTISDPVGIKSANDILQNSSQLSVLPVWRDPTIMILSLLLMVTAIALSFVIVRQLIAAHVAQFNWKALVFYLIPFIYGGGFLIMLIGWSLF; this comes from the coding sequence ATGCTGAACGTTGTCAATCGATTGTTAAAGCGAATCTGGTTTCCCGTTGGAGCGCAGATATTCACCTTTATTATTTTTATCCTTTTAATTATCATCGGATTAAAAGCCAATACGGATGATATGGCGTTTGCCAAAATTCTAAGGAACACCAATGCGGCCAATCTAATTGTGTGGTCTTATTGGTGGCCGTTGATTATTATATCAGCAGTTTTTCTTGGCAGGGTTTGGTGTATGATATGCCCGATGGAGCTGGTGACAACGCTGTGCGCCAAAATGGGTTTGCGTCGAAAACCGCCGGCGTTTTTACATTCCGGCTGGGTAATTACCCTCTTTTACGTGCTCATCTTGTTCGTTGGCATCCATACACTGGCTATTCACCGCGTGCCGTACCGGATGGCGGTGTTTATGATATTGCTTTTGATCACCTCGGCAGGGTCCGGGCTGTTGTTCAGACGCAATACATTTTGCGCGCATATTTGTCCGGTGGGACATCTTTTGGGGCTTTATGCGCGTCTTGCGCCTCTGGGGTGGGGTGTGCGTCATCAGGAGATTTGCAACGACTGCAAGGACAAGTCCTGTATTTCTTCAAAAACCGCTTATCATTTCCAGGGGCGCAGTTGCGGTGTCGGGTTGTATCCTGTTCACCTTGATCAGAACACGGACTGTCTGTTATGCGGACAATGTCTGAAAGCGTGTGACCACAACAATCCCGGTATTGAACAAAGACCGAATCCAGGTTGGTTCCGGCGGCAGTGGTTCAAAGATGTATTGACACTGTTACCGTTCACCGCGGCGCAGGCTGTGTTTGCACTGGTGGTTTCAGGATTTGTTATTTACGAGGTGTTCACCGAATGGTCGGTGACGTCTGGCCTTTTATTGTGGTTACCGGAAACCGTCAGCCAGACTGTAAATGCAGACGGCATTTGGGGAATCGGTCTGATAAAATCCATTACACTGTTTGCAGCGCTGCCAACGTTCATTTGGCTTTTGCCCTTTGGGCTTTTCCGCCTTTTCGGGGGACACCTTGGCCTCAGCGATTATTTTTTGAAATTTGGTATCGCCTTTATTCCGATTATGGGTGCTGCACATGTGGTCAAGGCGCTGCTCAAAATGACATCGCGTTTGCCATATTGGGCGCATACGATTTCTGATCCTGTCGGAATAAAGTCGGCAAACGACATTTTACAAAATAGCAGTCAACTTTCGGTTCTGCCTGTATGGCGTGATCCGACGATAATGATTCTTTCGCTGCTTTTAATGGTAACCGCCATTGCACTGAGTTTTGTAATTGTGCGCCAACTGATCGCTGCACATGTTGCGCAATTCAATTGGAAAGCCTTGGTTTTTTATTTGATTCCGTTTATTTACGGCGGCGGATTTTTAATAATGCTGATCGGCTGGAGTTTGTTTTAA
- a CDS encoding ATP-binding cassette domain-containing protein: MLTSLARPTSGNIFFNGIDYTAHIKKAQDLIGIVPDESNLYDELDGFNNLCFCASLYGIGKAERERRAKKLLNQFNLTNAGEKLYKSYSKGMKRKLTITAGIIHKPSVLFLDEPTTGIDVASARQIRSLIKNLNCTGTTIFMTTHYIEEAEWLCNRIAFIVNGQIIKIGTIHELMQDMQKERIIQFSFDSATQPNRFAQDFCRQFSQCQLTQIQDSVFQVRSETVLDLIPFMTFFNARGIKVMETKIIKPPLEEVFVKITGIERDMMKKEKEGKIK; the protein is encoded by the coding sequence ATGCTGACCAGCCTGGCTCGTCCCACGTCCGGCAACATTTTTTTCAATGGTATTGATTATACCGCACATATCAAAAAAGCGCAGGACCTGATCGGTATTGTCCCGGACGAAAGCAACTTGTACGATGAACTGGACGGATTTAATAACCTGTGTTTTTGCGCCTCGCTGTACGGGATCGGCAAGGCCGAACGAGAGCGCCGGGCGAAAAAACTACTGAACCAATTCAATTTAACGAATGCCGGTGAAAAGCTTTACAAGTCTTATTCCAAAGGCATGAAGCGAAAACTTACCATAACAGCAGGCATCATTCACAAACCGAGCGTTTTGTTTCTGGACGAGCCGACTACCGGTATCGACGTTGCCAGCGCCCGGCAAATCCGTTCCCTGATTAAAAATCTGAATTGTACCGGCACCACGATTTTCATGACCACCCATTATATTGAAGAAGCCGAATGGCTGTGCAACCGGATTGCTTTTATTGTGAACGGTCAGATCATCAAAATCGGGACGATCCATGAATTGATGCAAGACATGCAAAAAGAACGGATTATTCAGTTTTCATTCGACAGTGCGACGCAACCTAACCGGTTCGCACAGGATTTTTGCCGGCAGTTCAGTCAATGTCAGTTGACACAAATTCAAGATTCTGTGTTTCAGGTGCGATCGGAAACCGTGCTGGATTTAATACCGTTCATGACGTTCTTCAATGCCCGGGGCATCAAGGTGATGGAAACCAAAATTATCAAACCACCGCTGGAAGAGGTGTTTGTGAAAATTACCGGCATTGAACGAGATATGATGAAAAAAGAAAAGGAAGGCAAAATAAAATAA
- a CDS encoding ABC transporter permease codes for MRNYYLKPPNISWGIIFPFAWMLMFFLKSQTPVFIALFFVNISNIHWLTVMTSVVLIAVTSSFLGLFIAVSVSEVFEAQTFSSFFRFPMVFLCGLFISISQLPVFLRPLSYLFPLTYGSDLLKTAINENGHIAVSQSVLVLLAFSIVMFLISKRNIWHRWIY; via the coding sequence ATGCGCAACTATTACCTGAAACCGCCCAATATCAGTTGGGGCATCATTTTTCCTTTTGCCTGGATGCTGATGTTTTTTCTCAAATCACAAACACCGGTGTTTATCGCCCTGTTCTTTGTCAATATTTCCAATATTCATTGGCTCACTGTCATGACAAGCGTCGTTTTAATCGCCGTGACCTCCTCGTTTCTGGGATTATTCATTGCCGTATCGGTCAGTGAAGTTTTTGAAGCGCAGACCTTTTCCAGCTTTTTTCGGTTTCCTATGGTTTTCCTGTGCGGCTTGTTCATCTCCATCAGTCAGTTGCCGGTTTTTCTACGTCCTCTTTCCTATCTTTTTCCATTAACCTATGGGTCTGATCTTTTGAAAACAGCCATTAATGAAAACGGTCATATTGCCGTAAGCCAGAGTGTGTTGGTGTTGCTTGCATTTTCCATTGTTATGTTTTTAATCAGCAAACGCAACATCTGGCATCGATGGATATATTAG
- a CDS encoding aminotransferase class V-fold PLP-dependent enzyme, translated as MDKFVPESSTHQNTADQLRSESLSPALLQLEQSIYTALQTYSNVHRGSGQHSMLTTHLYEQAREVILNELGLDKRQYTVIFSSPRRAVLLKKQLGAAVQHTLSSRDHGLSLGVRALAVRKSALPKGPPVESGGGTAKLMSRDWVIWAEAPDKYEAGTPAIINVIAFAKALLLKRQFGNDAFQRSENRSADVKEILYRDELAGYTQRELLRKLGDTLIGRDSRVPTLNGDQPFINLDNSASTPTFEPIWDAFCRFWRQPPDIQQKIIQEVKSICAGFLNAPPAEYDIIFTSNTTEAVNTVAENLTPDKTNESEPVIVNTLLEHSSNELPWRALPGHTLLRLSVDKTGFMDLGELENLLKAYNRDGVHGCKRIRLVAVNGASNVLGTCNDLAEISRIVHQYGAQLLVDAAQLTAHRQINMSAVNIDYLVFSAHKVYAPFGCGVLAVQKGLLKFSSEQFELIKASGEENIGGIAALGKALNLLQRIGMPVIQEEERSLTRYAYRELSKLAGIKLYGITNPDSPEFAHKIGVIVFDVKGKIPNQAAKQLAIRGGIGVRYGCHCAHILVKHMVGVPPFFEGLQRVIQLLFPKLRLPGVVRVSLGLENTHRDVDALIQGLKEMTDDSIKRNAMPKSIISKVQKQIDRYVQESVESIFFRGCKKEQ; from the coding sequence ATGGACAAATTCGTACCTGAATCTTCAACGCATCAGAACACAGCAGACCAATTACGATCGGAATCCCTGTCGCCCGCTCTTTTACAACTTGAGCAAAGCATATACACTGCACTGCAGACCTATTCCAATGTGCATCGCGGTAGCGGACAGCATTCCATGTTGACCACGCATCTGTATGAACAGGCGCGCGAGGTCATCCTGAACGAACTCGGTCTGGACAAGCGTCAGTACACCGTGATCTTTTCCAGTCCGCGGCGCGCCGTTCTGCTCAAGAAACAACTGGGGGCAGCGGTACAGCATACTCTGTCCAGCCGCGATCACGGATTATCCCTGGGTGTACGGGCTCTGGCAGTACGCAAATCCGCGCTTCCCAAAGGCCCGCCGGTGGAGAGCGGCGGCGGCACCGCCAAGCTGATGTCGCGCGACTGGGTGATCTGGGCGGAGGCACCGGATAAATACGAAGCCGGCACCCCGGCCATCATCAATGTGATTGCCTTTGCCAAAGCCCTGCTTTTAAAGCGACAATTCGGGAATGATGCGTTCCAGAGATCAGAGAACAGGTCGGCAGATGTCAAAGAAATTCTGTACCGGGATGAACTGGCGGGATATACGCAACGTGAACTGCTGCGCAAACTCGGAGACACGCTCATCGGCCGGGACAGCCGGGTTCCAACGCTGAACGGCGACCAGCCCTTTATCAATCTGGACAACAGCGCCAGCACCCCGACATTCGAACCGATATGGGATGCGTTTTGCCGGTTCTGGCGGCAGCCGCCCGATATACAACAAAAGATCATTCAGGAGGTCAAATCCATCTGCGCCGGGTTCCTGAATGCGCCGCCAGCGGAATATGACATCATCTTTACATCCAATACCACTGAAGCCGTCAATACAGTTGCAGAAAACCTCACTCCGGACAAAACTAACGAGAGTGAGCCGGTCATTGTCAACACCCTGCTCGAACACTCGTCCAATGAATTGCCATGGCGTGCGCTACCGGGACACACGCTGCTGCGCCTTTCCGTTGACAAAACCGGATTCATGGATCTGGGAGAGTTGGAGAATCTGTTAAAGGCCTATAACCGGGACGGCGTGCACGGCTGCAAACGCATCAGACTGGTGGCGGTCAACGGCGCATCGAATGTGCTCGGGACTTGCAATGACCTTGCTGAAATCAGCCGCATTGTGCATCAATACGGTGCACAGCTTCTGGTGGACGCCGCACAGCTGACCGCGCACCGGCAAATCAACATGTCCGCTGTCAACATCGACTATCTGGTGTTTTCCGCGCACAAAGTGTACGCGCCGTTCGGCTGCGGTGTGCTGGCGGTGCAAAAGGGACTGTTGAAATTCAGTTCTGAACAATTCGAGTTGATAAAAGCCTCCGGCGAGGAAAATATCGGCGGCATTGCCGCGCTCGGCAAAGCATTGAATCTGCTGCAGCGCATCGGCATGCCTGTGATTCAGGAGGAGGAGCGTTCTCTGACCCGGTACGCCTATCGGGAATTGTCAAAGCTCGCCGGCATTAAGCTTTACGGCATCACGAACCCGGATTCTCCCGAATTTGCGCATAAAATCGGCGTGATCGTATTCGACGTCAAGGGCAAAATCCCCAATCAGGCGGCCAAACAACTGGCCATCAGGGGCGGAATCGGTGTGCGCTACGGCTGTCACTGCGCGCATATTCTGGTCAAACATATGGTGGGTGTGCCGCCGTTTTTTGAAGGTCTCCAGCGCGTCATACAGCTCCTGTTTCCCAAATTGCGGCTGCCCGGCGTGGTGCGCGTGAGTTTGGGGCTGGAGAACACGCATCGAGATGTGGATGCGTTGATTCAGGGGCTCAAAGAGATGACCGATGACTCGATAAAACGCAATGCGATGCCCAAATCTATAATATCTAAAGTGCAGAAGCAAATAGACCGGTATGTGCAGGAATCGGTAGAGAGTATATTTTTCCGGGGATGTAAAAAGGAACAATAG
- a CDS encoding HEPN domain-containing protein has product MINQPNIDLASYRIDKAKDLFSQAKLLHKNKKYDGSINRSYYAIFNAVRGLLALVELDSSKHSGILSYFDRYFVKTKIFDKEFSKIAHKAFDTRQENDYEDFYNPSSEESESQIKNAIKFISEIEKKLSQLVTGEIKLPSIRENK; this is encoded by the coding sequence ATGATCAACCAGCCCAACATTGATTTGGCAAGTTACAGGATTGATAAAGCCAAAGATTTGTTTTCCCAGGCTAAATTGCTCCATAAAAACAAAAAGTATGATGGCAGCATCAACAGATCATATTATGCCATATTCAACGCCGTCAGAGGTCTATTGGCCCTGGTTGAATTAGACAGTTCCAAGCACAGTGGCATCTTGTCATATTTTGACCGTTACTTTGTTAAAACCAAAATATTTGACAAAGAATTCAGCAAAATTGCTCATAAAGCCTTTGACACGAGACAGGAAAACGATTATGAGGATTTTTATAATCCAAGCAGTGAGGAATCGGAATCCCAAATCAAGAATGCGATCAAATTCATTTCAGAAATAGAGAAAAAACTGTCTCAACTTGTCACTGGGGAGATAAAATTGCCCTCAATTAGAGAAAATAAATAA
- a CDS encoding nucleotidyltransferase domain-containing protein — protein MTKQIQHIIRHFKKDTQAILKDNLLAEYLFGSYSKNTYTSHSDIDILIIVKSLNPEIRDKISSLSSDYSLNQGVIISPILKDHETWDKNKKYNTYFYKEIQKYGKEL, from the coding sequence ATGACAAAACAAATACAACATATCATAAGACATTTTAAAAAAGACACACAGGCCATTTTAAAGGACAACCTGCTTGCCGAATACTTGTTTGGTTCTTACTCAAAAAACACATATACATCACATTCAGATATTGATATTCTTATCATCGTCAAATCACTCAATCCGGAGATTCGTGATAAAATCAGCAGCTTGTCCTCAGATTATTCGTTGAATCAAGGTGTAATCATCTCGCCGATACTCAAGGATCATGAAACATGGGATAAAAACAAAAAATACAATACATACTTTTATAAAGAAATTCAAAAGTATGGGAAAGAATTATGA
- a CDS encoding ABC transporter ATP-binding protein, producing the protein MLLHIENLVKTFATPANNEPLTVLNGLNLSVNAGAALAVVGPSGSGKSTLLNLIGGLDQPDSGEIRFNGEHIADYDEARRARWRNEQIGFVFQEHHLLPHSDGAGNVLMPTLAFRKTSPDDAQERAGNLLESVGLAERQDHHPAQLSGGEKQRTALVRALINRPRLLLADEPTGSLDQDTAAALADLLVQLNEQEGTALIMVTHSLDLARRMNTVYRLTEGRLQEGASV; encoded by the coding sequence ATGCTATTACATATTGAAAATTTGGTCAAAACCTTTGCGACTCCGGCCAACAATGAGCCCCTGACGGTCCTGAACGGCCTGAACCTGTCTGTCAATGCCGGTGCGGCGCTGGCGGTGGTGGGACCGTCCGGGTCCGGCAAGAGCACGCTGCTGAATCTGATCGGCGGACTGGATCAGCCGGACAGCGGCGAAATCCGGTTCAACGGAGAACATATTGCCGACTATGACGAAGCGCGGCGCGCCCGCTGGCGCAATGAACAGATCGGCTTTGTGTTTCAGGAACATCATCTGCTGCCGCACTCTGACGGTGCTGGAAATGTGCTCATGCCCACCCTGGCGTTCCGGAAAACGAGTCCGGACGACGCGCAGGAACGCGCCGGGAATTTGCTGGAATCTGTCGGACTTGCTGAGCGACAGGACCATCATCCCGCGCAACTGTCCGGGGGTGAAAAACAACGCACCGCTCTGGTGCGGGCGTTGATCAATCGTCCCCGGCTGCTGCTGGCGGATGAACCCACGGGGTCTCTGGATCAGGATACGGCGGCGGCGCTGGCGGATCTGCTGGTGCAGCTGAATGAACAGGAGGGAACCGCGCTGATCATGGTCACGCATTCACTGGACCTGGCGCGACGGATGAACACGGTTTACCGCCTGACCGAGGGTCGTTTGCAGGAGGGGGCATCGGTATGA